In Granulicella tundricola MP5ACTX9, a single genomic region encodes these proteins:
- a CDS encoding dihydrodipicolinate synthase family protein — MIWSGVMPAMTTPFDEAMKVDHSFLAQHAAWQLGNGCKGLVMLGSLGEGATLEHTEKIAILKTAVRVAKDAPVVAAISHLSTEGAVKLAQEAEAAGCAGLMVLPPYVYTSDWREMKQHVATVIAATKLPCMLYNNPVAYKTDFLPIEMAELASEHENLTAVKESSADVRRVSAIREVLGDRLRICVGVDDVLVEGVYAGAVGWVAGLVNAYPAESVQLFELATAGKTVEAFELYRWFLPLLRMDTVPKFVQLIKWVQEQVGVGSERVRAPRLVLNGKELEVARAEFEKAHATRPQVTSKAFSEFAGA, encoded by the coding sequence ATGATCTGGTCCGGCGTAATGCCCGCAATGACGACACCGTTCGACGAAGCAATGAAGGTCGACCACAGCTTTTTAGCGCAGCACGCCGCATGGCAGCTCGGCAACGGATGCAAGGGCCTCGTCATGCTCGGATCACTCGGCGAGGGTGCAACGCTTGAGCACACTGAGAAGATTGCCATCCTCAAGACGGCTGTCCGCGTCGCAAAGGATGCGCCGGTAGTCGCGGCCATCTCTCATCTCTCAACCGAAGGTGCTGTGAAGCTGGCGCAGGAAGCTGAAGCTGCGGGTTGCGCCGGGCTTATGGTCCTGCCGCCCTATGTCTACACCTCTGACTGGCGCGAGATGAAGCAGCATGTCGCCACGGTCATCGCTGCCACCAAGCTGCCATGCATGCTTTACAACAACCCCGTTGCCTACAAGACGGACTTCCTACCCATCGAGATGGCAGAACTCGCAAGCGAGCATGAGAACCTCACCGCCGTGAAGGAATCCAGCGCGGACGTTCGTCGCGTCTCGGCCATCCGTGAGGTTCTTGGCGATCGTCTCCGCATCTGCGTCGGCGTCGATGACGTCCTCGTGGAAGGCGTCTATGCTGGCGCGGTTGGCTGGGTTGCGGGTCTCGTCAACGCTTATCCGGCTGAGTCGGTTCAACTGTTCGAGCTCGCAACCGCCGGCAAGACCGTGGAGGCCTTTGAGCTCTATCGCTGGTTCCTGCCGCTGCTCCGCATGGATACGGTGCCGAAGTTCGTGCAGCTCATCAAGTGGGTGCAGGAGCAGGTTGGCGTTGGCTCTGAACGCGTGCGCGCGCCTCGTCTCGTGCTGAACGGCAAGGAGCTTGAAGTCGCCAGGGCGGAGTTTGAGAAGGCCCATGCAACTCGTCCGCAGGTCACTTCCAAGGCGTTCTCGGAGTTTGCCGGAGCCTAG
- a CDS encoding peptidylprolyl isomerase: MMDYILWLVLAAPFWLSHYAPKVFRVRVDTTVGSFVIETHRAWSPHGADRFYELVRARYYDDNRFFRVVPAHWVQFGVNGNPQVAQQWRHRTIADDPLLCHNTPGFIGFSNTAPNTRSTQVYINTGDNSARNDVEAGFAPFGRVVEGMDIVEKIYSGYGEHSGGGMRAGHQDQMFAGGNAYFDREFPRLDKLLSVSLISFDQPSLPDNICHAGNEHPKPKED, translated from the coding sequence ATGATGGACTATATACTTTGGCTCGTATTGGCGGCCCCATTCTGGCTCTCACATTATGCGCCAAAGGTCTTTCGCGTCCGTGTCGATACAACCGTCGGCAGCTTCGTGATCGAGACGCATCGCGCCTGGTCGCCTCATGGCGCAGACCGCTTCTATGAGCTTGTCCGAGCCCGCTACTACGATGACAATCGCTTCTTCCGCGTCGTCCCCGCCCATTGGGTACAGTTTGGCGTCAACGGCAATCCGCAGGTCGCGCAGCAGTGGCGTCACCGCACCATTGCTGACGATCCGCTGCTTTGTCACAACACGCCGGGCTTCATCGGCTTCTCAAATACCGCACCCAACACCCGCTCCACGCAGGTCTACATCAACACGGGAGACAACTCCGCACGCAATGATGTAGAGGCCGGCTTCGCTCCGTTTGGCCGCGTCGTCGAAGGCATGGACATTGTCGAAAAGATCTACAGCGGCTACGGCGAACACTCCGGCGGCGGCATGAGAGCCGGCCACCAGGATCAGATGTTTGCGGGCGGCAATGCATACTTCGATCGCGAGTTTCCCAGGCTCGACAAGCTTCTGAGCGTATCGCTGATCTCGTTCGATCAGCCCAGCCTCCCGGACAACATCTGTCATGCCGGCAACGAGCATCCCAAGCCAAAGGAAGACTGA
- a CDS encoding 2Fe-2S iron-sulfur cluster-binding protein, producing the protein MPDLCITINGIEVRVVKGTTVAAAMLQVGVACRISVSGEARTALCGMGICFECRATVDGVPHRTTCQLQCVEGMTAETMR; encoded by the coding sequence ATGCCTGATCTCTGCATCACGATCAACGGGATAGAGGTCCGCGTGGTCAAGGGCACGACTGTGGCTGCGGCGATGCTGCAAGTTGGTGTGGCCTGCCGCATCTCGGTCAGTGGGGAAGCCCGAACAGCGCTTTGCGGAATGGGCATCTGTTTTGAGTGCAGAGCCACTGTCGACGGCGTGCCCCATCGCACGACATGCCAGCTCCAGTGCGTGGAAGGTATGACCGCGGAGACGATGCGATGA
- a CDS encoding NAD(P)/FAD-dependent oxidoreductase — protein sequence MAAFDVVIVGAGIVGSACARECVRAGFRVAIVEGGVPAGGATAAGMGHVVVMDDSPAQLALTTYSRGLWNAELPELPRTVEYEARGTIWVAADDEEMVEVHAKQATYERVGVCAEVLDSTDLATQEPNLRSGLAGGLLVPDDGVIYPPAAAQFYLSEARRLGAEFHLSRAISAANGVVLLADGTRLTAPHIVLAVGTECDLLPALPIKKRKGHLIITDRYPNFLHHQLVELGYLKSAHKVVTDSVAFNIQPRQTGQLLIGSSRQYGDEDPRADAAVLRQMLERSMLYMPALANISALRVWTGFRASTADKLPLIGPAAGLSDDKSLWLAAGFEGLGITNAPGAARLLVDGLLGHASQIDASPYLPIRLAAQVEATHA from the coding sequence ATGGCGGCGTTTGATGTTGTAATTGTGGGGGCCGGGATCGTTGGAAGCGCGTGCGCTCGTGAGTGTGTGCGTGCCGGGTTTCGAGTGGCGATCGTCGAAGGCGGTGTCCCTGCCGGCGGAGCCACGGCGGCTGGGATGGGGCACGTCGTCGTCATGGACGATTCACCCGCGCAGCTTGCGTTGACGACATACTCCCGCGGGCTTTGGAACGCAGAGTTGCCGGAGCTTCCGCGCACCGTAGAGTATGAGGCGCGCGGCACCATCTGGGTCGCAGCCGATGACGAGGAGATGGTCGAGGTTCATGCCAAGCAGGCGACCTATGAAAGGGTCGGCGTGTGTGCTGAAGTGCTCGATTCCACTGACCTTGCCACGCAGGAGCCGAACCTTCGCAGCGGACTTGCGGGCGGACTGCTAGTGCCCGATGATGGCGTGATCTATCCCCCTGCTGCCGCGCAGTTTTACTTGTCGGAAGCACGCAGGCTCGGCGCGGAGTTTCATCTCTCTCGCGCCATCTCCGCCGCCAACGGCGTAGTTTTGTTGGCGGATGGAACCCGGCTTACTGCGCCGCACATCGTGCTGGCCGTGGGGACAGAATGCGATCTGCTGCCGGCCCTTCCGATCAAGAAGCGGAAAGGTCACCTCATCATCACGGATCGCTACCCGAATTTTCTGCACCATCAACTGGTCGAACTAGGCTATCTCAAGAGCGCGCACAAGGTTGTGACGGACTCGGTCGCCTTCAACATTCAACCGCGCCAGACGGGCCAGCTTCTGATCGGTTCCTCGCGTCAGTATGGTGATGAAGATCCAAGGGCGGATGCCGCCGTTCTACGCCAGATGCTTGAACGTTCCATGCTCTACATGCCCGCTCTCGCAAATATCTCGGCATTGCGAGTGTGGACGGGTTTTCGTGCTTCGACCGCGGATAAGCTGCCCTTGATCGGGCCGGCGGCCGGGCTCTCGGACGATAAATCGCTTTGGCTTGCCGCGGGCTTTGAAGGACTCGGCATCACGAACGCGCCCGGAGCAGCGAGGCTCCTGGTCGATGGTCTGCTGGGACATGCGTCGCAGATCGATGCCTCTCCGTATCTTCCCATCCGGCTTGCCGCGCAGGTGGAGGCGACCCATGCCTGA
- a CDS encoding proline racemase family protein, with product MSMNTAVLVVDSHTEGEPTRVVVSGGPDLGQGSLMERVERFRRDFDGFRSGVVCEPRGSEVVVGALLVEPLSEDASAAVLFFNDVGYLGMCGHGTIGVIKTLAYLGRIKPGQHKIETSVGDVSACLHEDGSVTVSNVPSYRLQASVPVDVPGLGRFVGDIAWGGNWFFLIGEHPFEILPSNRAELVAASTAIRNALHASGIKGVPGEHSDYIDHIEFFSEPVDPANSSRSFVLCPGTAFDRSPCGTGTSAKMACLYADGKLVPGQTWRQESILGTVFEGTVEPGEGEMVLPSIRGRAWITGESKLIFAGDDPFSKGIQF from the coding sequence AGCATGAACACTGCGGTACTGGTCGTCGATTCTCATACAGAAGGCGAACCCACTCGCGTCGTCGTGAGCGGCGGTCCTGACCTCGGGCAAGGCAGCTTGATGGAGCGCGTAGAGCGCTTTCGACGCGACTTCGACGGTTTTCGCTCAGGTGTCGTCTGTGAGCCGCGAGGATCTGAGGTCGTGGTCGGCGCACTGCTCGTCGAACCGCTTTCAGAAGACGCTTCGGCAGCGGTTCTCTTCTTCAACGACGTTGGATATCTTGGCATGTGCGGCCATGGAACGATCGGCGTCATCAAGACGCTGGCTTACCTGGGCAGAATCAAGCCGGGACAGCACAAGATTGAGACCTCTGTGGGAGATGTCTCGGCCTGTCTTCATGAGGATGGCAGTGTCACCGTCTCCAACGTGCCCAGCTATCGCCTGCAGGCCTCCGTTCCCGTGGACGTACCGGGACTGGGACGTTTTGTGGGGGATATCGCGTGGGGAGGGAATTGGTTCTTCCTCATCGGGGAACATCCGTTCGAGATCCTGCCCAGCAATAGAGCTGAGTTGGTTGCAGCTTCAACCGCGATTCGCAACGCTCTGCACGCCAGCGGCATCAAGGGCGTGCCGGGTGAACACTCCGACTATATCGACCACATCGAGTTCTTCTCGGAGCCGGTCGATCCCGCCAACTCCTCACGCAGCTTCGTGCTTTGCCCCGGAACCGCCTTTGACCGTTCCCCCTGCGGGACCGGCACCAGTGCGAAGATGGCCTGCCTATATGCGGATGGCAAGCTCGTACCGGGACAGACCTGGCGTCAGGAGAGCATTCTCGGAACTGTCTTTGAAGGGACAGTTGAGCCAGGAGAAGGCGAGATGGTGCTCCCCAGTATCCGTGGACGCGCATGGATTACAGGAGAGTCGAAGTTGATCTTTGCGGGTGACGATCCATTCTCCAAGGGGATTCAATTTTAA
- a CDS encoding M1 family metallopeptidase: MARASKFLHLAALLLPLGSLVSVAAQTAHPANIPMAETFTEADRLRGSYGPYRSNNDLLYYHLDVRVDPAKKSISGKNSVRFKMLEDGQRIQLDLVSTLQIDKVLFDKPKGATTPLHFERAAGRTVYIDFPRTLPKGETDTIEVFYSGHPVEMGRFGGIVFRKDPMGRPLVNTACEEEGASVWWPNKDQWRDEVESMDLSVEAPSDLVEVSGGKFQGKTDLHDGFTRWDWKIQYPINNYDVSLNIGTYVHFSDTYKTLPLDYFVFPEDIEKAKHQFVQAKHMLKAYEHYFGEYPFLKDGYKLVEALYSGVENQTAITYGNHFENGYLGRPRTGIGTRFDFIIIHESAHEYFGNSITAKDRSDMWIHEGWANYCEGLFVEFMWGKSDGITYVNTGKENVKNQFPVISQEGVFSTPPGDQYKKGGLFLNTLRSVVGDDVWFPLLHDYYQHFKYQTIMTTDMVAFFNQQTKMDLTPIFNQYLRHAAIPVLQLRFDDAAHTVSYRWQADEAAFAMPIRVGSKENWQLIYPTTSEWKTLSTPLTKDQFEVATDMYYVGISKE; encoded by the coding sequence ATGGCCCGCGCGTCCAAGTTCCTGCATCTCGCAGCCCTCTTGCTGCCCCTCGGTTCGCTGGTATCGGTTGCCGCTCAAACTGCGCATCCCGCAAACATCCCTATGGCCGAAACCTTCACAGAAGCGGACCGGCTTCGCGGCAGCTATGGCCCGTATCGATCGAACAATGATCTGCTTTACTACCATCTCGATGTGAGGGTCGATCCGGCGAAGAAGTCCATCAGCGGGAAGAACAGTGTGCGTTTCAAGATGCTGGAGGACGGTCAGCGCATTCAACTGGACCTGGTTTCAACCCTTCAGATCGACAAGGTTCTCTTCGACAAGCCCAAAGGCGCAACCACGCCACTGCACTTTGAGCGTGCAGCCGGCAGGACCGTCTATATCGACTTCCCCAGAACCTTGCCTAAAGGCGAAACTGACACCATCGAGGTCTTCTATTCAGGTCATCCGGTTGAGATGGGCCGCTTTGGTGGCATCGTCTTCCGCAAGGACCCGATGGGCAGGCCGCTCGTCAACACCGCCTGCGAGGAGGAGGGCGCCAGTGTCTGGTGGCCCAATAAGGACCAGTGGCGAGATGAGGTTGAGAGCATGGACCTCAGCGTGGAAGCACCCAGCGACCTAGTGGAGGTCTCAGGCGGCAAGTTCCAGGGCAAGACCGATCTCCATGATGGCTTCACACGTTGGGACTGGAAGATTCAATACCCCATCAATAACTATGATGTGTCGCTGAATATTGGAACCTATGTTCATTTCAGCGATACCTATAAGACGCTTCCGCTTGATTACTTCGTCTTCCCGGAAGATATTGAGAAGGCGAAGCATCAGTTTGTCCAGGCCAAGCACATGCTCAAGGCATACGAGCATTACTTTGGTGAATATCCCTTCCTCAAAGACGGCTACAAGCTGGTTGAGGCTCTTTACTCCGGAGTGGAGAATCAGACCGCCATCACCTATGGCAACCACTTTGAAAATGGCTATCTGGGCCGGCCCAGGACCGGCATCGGAACCAGGTTCGACTTCATCATCATCCATGAGAGTGCGCACGAGTACTTTGGCAACAGCATCACCGCCAAGGATCGTTCCGATATGTGGATTCATGAAGGCTGGGCGAACTACTGCGAAGGCCTCTTCGTGGAGTTCATGTGGGGCAAGTCGGACGGCATCACCTACGTCAACACCGGTAAGGAGAACGTCAAGAATCAGTTCCCTGTGATCTCGCAGGAGGGTGTCTTCAGCACACCGCCCGGCGATCAGTACAAGAAGGGTGGCCTGTTCCTCAACACGCTTCGCAGCGTAGTGGGAGATGACGTCTGGTTCCCGCTGCTGCATGACTACTACCAACACTTCAAGTATCAGACCATCATGACCACGGACATGGTCGCCTTCTTCAACCAGCAGACGAAGATGGACCTGACCCCCATCTTCAATCAGTATCTGCGCCACGCCGCCATCCCTGTGCTGCAACTTCGCTTCGACGACGCGGCCCACACCGTCTCATATCGCTGGCAGGCCGACGAAGCAGCCTTTGCGATGCCGATTCGCGTAGGCAGCAAAGAGAACTGGCAACTGATCTATCCGACTACCAGCGAATGGAAGACACTTTCTACGCCGCTGACTAAGGATCAGTTCGAGGTAGCGACCGATATGTATTACGTTGGGATCAGCAAAGAGTAA
- a CDS encoding FAD/NAD(P)-dependent oxidoreductase: protein MIWTDVLVIGAGPAGIAAATAAGENGREVIVLDDNAAPGGQIWRGGVEAPVAKPGGGEDAAKDKAIARLKRSGAELLSGYRVFDAQSSSTVQAIHQNQTDRFSYKHLVLATGARERFLPFPGWTLPGVFGAGGLQALVKGGFPVKGKRVVVAGTGPLLLAVAAHLKAYGAKVVCVAEQASVSQLAPFAASLWSHPAKVWQGVHYRATLASTPYRNGCWPVAATSNQDASALSSVTLSDGKRTWDEPCDLLACGFHLVPNTELASLLGCELEGAFVKVDEQQRTSLPEVFCAGEPTGIAGLEAALIQGEIAGLTCAGKPTSQLKKRAAAERGFGQRLEKAFALRPEVLKLATPQTIVCRCEDVPLGKISGHIGWTDAKLQTRCGMGPCQGRICGPAVEALLGWRPVSIRQPLYPVPLEVFCSEQEEPEPVSAS from the coding sequence ATGATCTGGACTGACGTATTGGTGATTGGTGCAGGCCCGGCTGGAATCGCTGCAGCCACGGCGGCTGGGGAGAACGGGCGCGAGGTCATCGTGCTCGATGACAATGCAGCTCCGGGTGGCCAGATCTGGCGTGGTGGTGTCGAAGCCCCGGTTGCAAAACCCGGTGGCGGCGAGGACGCAGCCAAGGATAAAGCCATCGCAAGGCTGAAGCGCTCGGGCGCCGAACTCCTCAGCGGATATCGAGTCTTCGACGCACAGAGCTCCTCCACGGTGCAGGCGATTCATCAAAATCAGACCGATCGCTTCAGCTATAAGCATCTGGTCCTGGCTACCGGCGCACGCGAGCGCTTTCTTCCGTTCCCGGGATGGACGCTGCCTGGCGTCTTTGGAGCAGGCGGCCTGCAGGCCCTGGTCAAAGGCGGCTTTCCGGTCAAAGGAAAACGCGTCGTCGTGGCTGGAACAGGACCGCTGTTGCTTGCGGTCGCCGCGCACTTGAAGGCTTATGGGGCGAAGGTTGTTTGCGTTGCGGAGCAAGCCAGCGTCTCGCAGCTTGCGCCCTTTGCCGCGTCGCTCTGGTCGCATCCGGCCAAGGTCTGGCAAGGTGTTCATTACCGTGCAACGCTGGCCTCCACGCCGTATCGCAATGGATGCTGGCCCGTTGCCGCCACGAGCAATCAAGACGCCTCAGCCCTTAGCAGCGTGACCTTGTCGGACGGTAAGCGCACATGGGATGAGCCCTGCGACCTGCTGGCTTGCGGCTTCCATCTCGTGCCTAATACCGAGCTTGCCTCGCTGCTGGGATGTGAGCTTGAGGGAGCCTTCGTCAAGGTCGATGAACAGCAGCGGACGTCTCTTCCAGAGGTCTTCTGTGCGGGTGAGCCCACAGGGATTGCCGGCTTGGAAGCGGCTCTAATTCAGGGCGAGATCGCAGGCCTGACCTGTGCTGGCAAGCCAACCAGCCAGCTCAAAAAGCGTGCGGCTGCGGAGCGCGGCTTTGGTCAGCGGCTGGAGAAGGCCTTCGCCCTGCGGCCGGAGGTGCTGAAGCTTGCCACGCCACAGACGATCGTCTGCCGCTGTGAAGATGTACCGCTCGGCAAGATCAGCGGGCACATCGGTTGGACTGACGCCAAGCTGCAAACCCGTTGTGGCATGGGTCCGTGCCAGGGCCGCATCTGCGGCCCGGCGGTTGAAGCACTGCTCGGATGGCGGCCTGTCTCCATCAGACAGCCGCTCTATCCGGTGCCGCTTGAAGTTTTCTGCTCTGAGCAGGAAGAGCCTGAGCCTGTCTCAGCAAGTTGA